A stretch of Dehalogenimonas sp. THU2 DNA encodes these proteins:
- a CDS encoding dihydroorotate dehydrogenase — translation MPDLSIQLLPGLKLKNPVIAASGTAGYGDEPNRLCDIADLGAFVCKGTTLKPRAGNPQPRIMETPYGLLNAIGLQNPGVEAVIEKYAPLWAGWTTPIFVNIAAESVDEYAKLAHRLDKVPGIAALEVNISCPNVAAGCLEFGSTPESAAAVTRAVKNATSLPVIVKLTPNTSDIVALAQAVESAGADAVSLINTLRGMAIDIKKRKPVLGNITGGLSGSAVKPVALAMVYRVAGAVKVPVIGCGGITTGEDAIEFLMAGATAVEVGTAALVNPRAPIEIVKSIENYMLEWKLTEMSQLIGAARR, via the coding sequence ATGCCTGACCTTTCTATCCAATTACTGCCCGGCCTGAAACTCAAGAACCCCGTCATCGCCGCCTCCGGCACCGCCGGTTACGGCGATGAGCCTAACCGCCTGTGTGATATCGCAGACCTGGGCGCGTTCGTCTGCAAGGGCACCACACTCAAACCCCGCGCCGGAAACCCCCAGCCCCGCATCATGGAAACCCCCTATGGGTTGCTCAACGCTATCGGGCTGCAAAATCCGGGCGTCGAGGCGGTCATCGAAAAATACGCCCCGTTATGGGCCGGATGGACGACGCCGATCTTCGTGAATATCGCCGCCGAGAGCGTCGATGAATACGCCAAACTGGCTCATCGGCTGGATAAAGTGCCCGGCATTGCGGCCTTGGAAGTGAATATCTCCTGCCCTAACGTGGCGGCGGGGTGTCTGGAGTTCGGCTCCACGCCGGAATCCGCGGCAGCGGTAACCCGCGCCGTTAAAAACGCGACTTCGCTCCCGGTCATCGTGAAACTCACCCCCAACACCTCCGACATCGTCGCCCTGGCGCAGGCGGTCGAAAGCGCGGGAGCCGATGCCGTATCCCTCATCAACACCCTGCGCGGCATGGCCATCGATATCAAGAAACGAAAACCGGTACTGGGCAATATCACCGGCGGCCTGTCCGGCTCGGCGGTCAAACCGGTAGCCCTCGCCATGGTGTACCGGGTCGCCGGGGCGGTCAAGGTACCTGTCATCGGCTGTGGCGGCATCACCACGGGAGAGGATGCCATCGAGTTTCTAATGGCCGGGGCGACAGCGGTAGAGGTCGGCACCGCGGCGCTGGTAAACCCGCGGGCGCCCATCGAAATTGTTAAGAGTATCGAAAATTACATGCTAGAATGGAAATTGACTGAGATGTCTCAGTTAATCGGTGCCGCCAGGCGCTAA
- a CDS encoding metal ABC transporter ATP-binding protein translates to MANTVPDIAARKLDVGYNGKTVVAGIDFELKEGQAIALIGTNGSGKSTLLKTIVGLLPPIGGEVRVFGSKPGSNPRRIAYLGQFHASGFVLPLRAIDVVRMGRFPSRGLLGRLTAKDNDIVGEAMRAMNIEKLADTPLRSLSGGQQQRVYLAQVLAHRADLLVMDEPTSGLDVGSRELYLQAVKDELCRGASVVVATHDVQEEAALCHQVMLLAHKVVALGPPDEVITPKALLETFGIVIGPDQKHLTVLECHHGHDGGRHHDDNS, encoded by the coding sequence ATGGCTAATACAGTCCCTGACATCGCCGCCCGCAAGCTGGACGTCGGCTACAATGGAAAAACGGTGGTGGCCGGCATCGATTTTGAACTTAAGGAAGGCCAGGCCATCGCCCTCATCGGCACCAATGGCTCAGGCAAATCCACCCTGCTCAAAACCATCGTCGGCTTGCTGCCACCCATCGGGGGTGAGGTCCGGGTTTTTGGTTCCAAACCGGGGTCCAATCCCCGGCGTATCGCCTACCTCGGCCAGTTCCATGCCTCCGGCTTCGTGCTGCCGCTGCGCGCCATCGACGTGGTACGCATGGGCCGTTTTCCCAGTCGCGGTCTCCTGGGACGCCTGACCGCAAAGGACAACGACATCGTCGGCGAGGCGATGCGGGCTATGAACATTGAAAAGCTGGCCGATACCCCCCTGCGTTCTCTTTCCGGCGGTCAACAGCAGCGGGTTTACCTGGCCCAGGTGCTGGCTCACCGCGCCGACCTCCTGGTAATGGACGAACCTACCTCCGGCCTGGACGTCGGCAGCCGTGAGCTTTACCTGCAGGCCGTGAAGGACGAACTCTGCCGCGGCGCCAGCGTTGTAGTAGCCACCCATGACGTGCAGGAAGAGGCGGCACTCTGCCACCAGGTCATGCTCCTGGCGCATAAGGTGGTTGCCCTGGGTCCGCCGGACGAGGTGATCACGCCCAAGGCGCTCCTGGAAACCTTCGGCATCGTTATCGGTCCCGACCAGAAACACCTCACAGTGCTTGAATGCCATCACGGGCACGACGGGGGAAGGCACCACGACGATAATTCCTGA